The proteins below are encoded in one region of Ricinus communis isolate WT05 ecotype wild-type chromosome 6, ASM1957865v1, whole genome shotgun sequence:
- the LOC8281972 gene encoding S-protein homolog 2, producing the protein MGLSWVQFCLIFLVATQHQVFAWRPMAPMESTSGADGLCFKFRVHIIDGFSNNNNPLLLHCWSLDDDLGNHTLYIGGDFNFKFGLKVFGGKTRFTCSFNWGAKHQQIDVFRDNIEASLCCVGDDNCYWRTQDDGIYFSVDNQNWSKSVDWLQ; encoded by the coding sequence ATGGGTCTTTCATGGGTTCAGTTCTGTCTCATTTTCCTTGTAGCAACTCAGCACCAAGTTTTTGCATGGCGGCCAATGGCCCCAATGGAAAGTACAAGTGGTGCAGATGGTCTGTGTTTCAAATTTAGGGTTCATATCATAGATGGGTTTAGCAACAATAACAACCCATTGTTACTCCATTGTTGGTCTCTAGATGATGATCTTGGTAACCACACTTTGTATATTGGAGGAGATTTCAACTTCAAATTTGGCTTGAAAGTGTTTGGTGGAAAAACTAGGTTCACTTGttctttcaattggggtgCAAAACACCAACAAATTGATGTGTTCAGGGATAATATTGAGGCCTCTTTGTGTTGTGTTGGGGATGATAATTGCTATTGGAGAACTCAGGATGATGGTATCTATTTTAGTGTGGATAATCAAAATTGGTCCAAAAGTGTTGACTGGTTGCAATAA
- the LOC8281975 gene encoding leucine aminopeptidase: MAPVDPHSYTDSTHPLTTHISLSLYFDFSASTIHGTALFSLSTPHTGHISFDTRSLTIHKIADPVTRALIPFSLSPEIDPIKGCHLTLSLQNQSSFLILYSTSPSSSALQWLSPPQTFGKAQPFVYTQCQSIHARSVFPCQDTPAARICYSARLNIPRQLAAVMSARHCHRRAPVSGDVENSIDEGTDFDLKSIWCGEGRVIEEFVMEQPIPPYLFAFAVGELGFREVGPRTRIYSENVGDVLDAVAREFSGTEEMIRQGEKLFGEYEWERFDLLVLPPSFPYGGMENPRMVFLTPTVIKGDSSGAQVVAHELAHSWTGNLITNTNNNHFWLNEGFTTYAERRIVEVVQGEDKAVLNIGIGWRGLNEEVERFKDNMEFTKLKTNQENADPDDMYSQVPYEKGFQFLWRIERQIGRPAFDEFLKKYIATFKFKSIDTDMFLDFLKANVPGIEKDIDLQLWTEGTGIPPDAYEPVSNVYTKIISLAHEFKLGTMPGEVEVADWQGQEWELYLENLPKSVEASQIIALDARYRLSESKDYEVKVAFLELAILSGCKDYFSAVEKTLKEVGRMKYLRPLYTALVQGTGKEEEKILAKRVFADARDCYHPIAQGVVEAIFAKHL; this comes from the exons ATGGCACCGGTCGATCCACACTCTTACACTGATTCAACACACCCATTAACAACccatatttctctctctctctacttcGATTTCTCTGCCTCCACGATCCACGGCACCGCTCTCTTTTCCCTCTCTACGCCGCACACCGGCCATATCTCATTCGACACTCGCTCTCTCACTATTCATAAAATCGCGGACCCTGTAACTCGAGCCTTAatccctttctctctctcccctGAAATTGACCCAATCAAGGGCTGCCACcttactctctctctccaaaACCAATCCTCGTTTCTCATTCTCTATTCCACTTCACCATCTTCCTCAGCTCTCCAATGGCTCTCGCCGCCGCAAACTTTTGGGAAGGCTCAACCTTTTGTGTATACGCAGTGTCAGTCAATTCATGCTCGCTCTGTCTTCCCTTGTCAGGATACTCCAGCTGCAAGAATTTGTTACTCTGCAAGGTTGAATATTCCTCGCCAGCTGGCGGCCGTTATGTCGGCTAGACATTGTCATCGCCGCGCCCCTGTTTCGGGTGATGTTGAAAATAGTATCGACGAGGGTACTGATTTTGATTTGAAGTCGATATGGTGTGGTGAAGGTAGAGTTATTGAGGAATTTGTTATGGAACAGCCAATTCCTCCGTATTTATTTGCGTTTGCTGTTGGTGAATTAGGGTTTAGAGAGGTGGGACCGAGGACTAGGATTTATTCTGAGAATGTTGGTGATGTGTTGGACGCGGTTGCAAGAGAGTTTTCTGGGACTGAGGAGATGATTAGGCAAGGGGAGAAGTTGTTTGGGGAATATGAGTGGGAGAGGTTTGATTTGTTAGTTTTGCCACCCAGTTTTCCTTATGGCGGAATGGAGAATCCGAGGATGGTGTTTTTGACTCCTACTGTCATTAAGGGTGATTCCAGTGGGGCGCAGGTTGTGGCTCATGAGTTGGCCCATAGTTGGACTGGGAATTTGATCACTAACACGAATAATAACCATTTTTGGTTGAATGAG GGTTTTACAACATATGCGGAAAGGAGAATTGTAGAGGTTGTGCAAGGAGAAGACAAAGCTGTACTGAATATTGGAATTGGCTGGAGGGGTTTAAATGAGGAAGTAGAGAGATTTAAGGACAACATGGAGTTCACTAAGCTCAAAACCAATCAAGAGAATGCAGACCCCGATGATATGTATTCACAAGTTCCATATGAGAAGGGTTTTCAGTTTTTGTGGCGCATAGAACGCCAG ATTGGAAGACCTGCATTTGATGAGTTCCTCAAGAAATATATTGCCACCTTCAAGTTTAAATCAATTGATACAGATATGTTTCTTGACTTCTTGAAAGCAAATGTCCCTGGAATAGAGAAGGACATTGACCTACAATTATGGACCGAGGGTACTGGCATCCCTCCAGATGCATATGAACCAGTTTCCAATGTATACACAAAGATTATATCACTTGCACATGAGTTTAAGCTTGGTACGATGCCTGGGGAGGTTGAAGTTGCTGACTGGCAGGGGCAGGAATGGGAGCTTTACTTAGAAAACCTACCGAAATCAGTTGAAGCTTCTCAG ATCATAGCCTTGGATGCACGCTACAGGCTGTCAGAATCAAAGGATTATGAAGTGAAAGTAGCATTCCTCGAACTGGCCATTTTATCTGGCTGCAAAGATTACTTCAGCGCGGTGGAGAAAACCTTAAAGGAAGTTGGGAGGATGAAATACCTTCGCCCACTCTACACCGCCCTAGTTCAAGGTACtggaaaggaagaagaaaagattttGGCTAAACGGGTGTTTGCAGATGCTCGTGATTGTTATCACCCTATAGCTCAAGGTGTTGTTGAGGCTATCTTTGCCAAGCATTTGTAG
- the LOC8281976 gene encoding uncharacterized protein YKR070W: MRFQKRLALLRVSKINNISPSPHLFQSHVSPSLWQLKSNQLQQQKLFSSSSSSFGIAFDIDGVILRGRVPIGGSPQALKRLYGYNGSLKVPFLFLTNGGGIPESRRSIELSEILGVKILPSQVLQGHSPFKNLLKRYENQLIIATGKGEPAVVMSEYGFKKVLSLDEYASLFENIDPVSQYKEWATKNVVNGTRSTLSVNMPPRCSFSSEAVNAVFIVSDPVDWGRDIQVLCDVLRSGGIPGQDKGHQPPLYFAADDLEYQAAFPSQRLGMGAFRIALESIFNRIHHNALEYVTFGKPNPFVFKNAEAVLSQLLLSCHTEANLKKCRGPEIPYLKTLYMIGDNPSVDVKGAQQAGDPWFSILTRTGVFRGEDNHAEFPADLVVDTVEEAVDYILQKESNS; the protein is encoded by the exons ATGAGATTTCAAAAGAGATTGGCGTTGCTTAGggtttctaaaatcaacaacATATCACCATCGCCACATCTGTTTCAATCTCATGTTTCTCCTTCTCTCTGGCAGCTTAAATCAAATCAGCTCCAGCAACAAAAACT gttttcttcttcttcttcttcttttggaaTTGCATTTGACATTGATGGCGTTATTCTTCGTGGCCGTGTTCCCATCGGTGGCTCTCCTCAGGCTCTGAAGAGATTGTATGGATATAATG GATCTTTGAAGGTTCCTTTTCTGTTCTTGACAAACG GAGGTGGCATTCCAGAATCCAGACGATCCATTGAGTTAAGTGAAATTCTAGGTGTAAAGATTTTACCTTCTCAG GTCTTACAGGGTCACTCACCTTTTAAAAATCTGTTAAAGAG ATATGAGAATCAACTCATTATTGCCACCGGAAAAGGGGAACCTGCTGTAGTAATGTCCGAGTATGGTTTCAA AAAGGTTCTCTCTTTAGATGAGTATGCTTCTCTCTTTGAGAATATCGATCCTGTGTCTCAATACAAGGAATGGGCAACCAAGAATGTAGTGAATGGGACTAGAAGTACTCTCTCTGTGAATATGCCTCCCAGATGCAGTTTTTCTTCTGAAGCAGTTAATGCAGTATTTATTGTCAGTGATCCTGTAGATTGGGGCAGGGACATTCAG GTTCTCTGCGATGTGTTAAGATCTGGAGGCATTCCTGGACAGGATAAAGGGCATCAACCTCCTTTATATTTTGCCGCTGATGACCTTGAATATCAG GCTGCATTTCCTTCTCAGCGTCTTGGAATGGGTGCTTTCAGAATTGCACTGGAGAGCATCTTCAACAG GATTCACCATAATGCTCTAGAGTATGTAACATTTGGGAAACCAAATCCATTTGTATTCAAGAATGCTGAAGCTGTACTAAGCCAGCTTCTGCTGTCTTGTCATACCGAAGCTAATCTCAAGAAATGCAGAGGTCCTGAAATACCTTATTTGAAAACCCTTTATATGATTGGTGACAATCCTTCAGTTGATGTCAAAGGTGCACAGCAG GCAGGAGACCCTTGGTTTTCTATCTTGACAAGGACAGGCGTTTTCCGTGGAGAAGATAACCATGCAGAGTTTCCTGCAGATCTG GTGGTTGATACTGTTGAAGAGGCAGTGGATTATATTCTGCAAAAGGAGTCTAATTCTTAG